From the Exiguobacterium marinum DSM 16307 genome, the window ATCGAGACTGTCACGCGAAAGAATAGATAGTTGAAACAAGGGTCTTCTTTTCTCTAAGATGGAGAAAGAGAGAATGAGTGAGGAGACTTATGAGATGAACCTATACGACCAAGCGAGCGACTGGATGCGACAATGGCATGACGACCCTTCTGAACGCCTAAGACAAATACAAAATGAAATCGAGCGAACAGGTACTTACACGTTGACGACCGAAGAGTTGTCTGAAGGGGCCAAGATGGCGTGGCGAAACTCGAATCGTTGCATCGGACGTTTGTTTTGGCAGACGCTCCATGTGATTGACGCCCGGGATGCCGATACGTTTGACGATGTCTACGCTCGACTGGTCGATCACCTTCATTTCGCCACGAACGAGGGAAAAATCCGTTCGACGATGACGGTCCTTCCGAACGAGTTCCAATTGTTAAATGCACAACTGATTCGGTACGCGGGATATGAGACGCCAGACGGGATCATCGGCGACCCGATGTCTGTCACGATGACGAAACGGGCCGAACAACTTGGATGGGTCGGTTCCGGGACTCCGTTTGATGTTCTTCCGCTCATGATCACAGATGGTCAGGATGTTCGTCTCTACGAATTGCCAAGTGAGGCAGTGCTCGAGGTGGACATCGTGCATGAAGACGTTGACTTGTTTGACGGTCGCGCGATCAAATGGCATGCTCTTCCGGCGATCACCGATATGGAGCTTGAAATCGGTGGGCTTCGGTTTACGTCGATCCCATTCAACGGTTGGTATATGGAGACGGAAATCGGGGCGCGCAATTTAGCAGACACGGACCGCTATGACTTGTTGCCACTTGTCGGACGGTCGCTCGGGCTTGAGACGACAAAAGAACGCTCACTTTGGCGTGACCGCGCTCTCGTTGAATTGAATATCGCCGTCCTGCAATCGTTTGAACGAGCGGGTGTTACGATTGTCGATCATCATACCGCCGCAAAACAGTTCAAACGGTTCGAAAAAAATGAGCTAGAAGCGGGGCGTGACGTCACCGGACAATGGAGTTGGCTCATCCCGCCTTTATCGCCTGCGACGACACACGTCTTCCACGAGCATTATGATGACGTTATCAAAACACCGAACTTGTTTGCGAGAAGCGGATGTCCCTTCTCAGGGTTTCGTCAGCCGATAAAAGAGGAATTGAAAGGCTAGAACCGAGAGAAAGGATGATTACTGTGGCAGTCCCGCTTTGGAAACGAGCCGTTGCCGGTCAAATCGACCAAGTCGTCTTTCAGACACCGGCCAAGCTGATTGAAAAGGCCATCCGTAAAAAAGTATGGCCGGACAAAGAAGTAAAACGGTACTACTTCCCGACCGTTGTGACGATGGCCGGAGAAGTCTACTGTAT encodes:
- a CDS encoding nitric oxide synthase oxygenase: MNLYDQASDWMRQWHDDPSERLRQIQNEIERTGTYTLTTEELSEGAKMAWRNSNRCIGRLFWQTLHVIDARDADTFDDVYARLVDHLHFATNEGKIRSTMTVLPNEFQLLNAQLIRYAGYETPDGIIGDPMSVTMTKRAEQLGWVGSGTPFDVLPLMITDGQDVRLYELPSEAVLEVDIVHEDVDLFDGRAIKWHALPAITDMELEIGGLRFTSIPFNGWYMETEIGARNLADTDRYDLLPLVGRSLGLETTKERSLWRDRALVELNIAVLQSFERAGVTIVDHHTAAKQFKRFEKNELEAGRDVTGQWSWLIPPLSPATTHVFHEHYDDVIKTPNLFARSGCPFSGFRQPIKEELKG